Proteins from a genomic interval of Psychrobacter fulvigenes:
- a CDS encoding SOUL family heme-binding protein: MKTAVYLLLGSSLLISGVAMATEEPNYTILSQTDDFELRRYDGQIVAQTWVTGDQDAASRKGFKILADYIFGNNTAPGGKSSKISMTAPVMMQPEAMSSEENKDSDESEKIAMTAPVSMQQADGRWRVQFTMPSQYTMQSLPKPNNPDITITELPVQTYGVIKFSGLAGSNKVAEKTEALQSWMQGQNLKIIGMPELARYNPPWTLPFMRRNEVMIRYEQK; the protein is encoded by the coding sequence ATGAAAACGGCAGTTTATCTATTACTTGGCAGCTCATTATTAATATCAGGAGTTGCTATGGCGACCGAAGAACCTAACTATACGATTTTGTCGCAAACGGATGATTTTGAGCTGCGTCGCTATGATGGACAGATTGTGGCTCAGACTTGGGTCACAGGCGATCAAGATGCTGCCAGTCGTAAAGGGTTTAAGATCTTAGCGGACTATATCTTTGGTAATAATACCGCGCCAGGTGGCAAGAGTAGTAAAATCAGTATGACTGCACCTGTAATGATGCAACCTGAAGCCATGTCTTCTGAAGAAAATAAAGACAGTGACGAGTCAGAGAAAATTGCCATGACTGCACCAGTGAGTATGCAACAAGCCGATGGGAGGTGGCGCGTACAATTTACTATGCCCAGTCAATATACAATGCAATCGCTGCCGAAGCCCAATAACCCAGACATCACGATTACTGAGTTGCCTGTGCAGACTTATGGTGTGATTAAGTTTTCGGGACTGGCAGGGAGCAATAAGGTCGCTGAAAAAACTGAGGCGCTGCAGTCTTGGATGCAAGGTCAAAACTTAAAGATTATAGGTATGCCTGAGCTGGCACGTTATAATCCGCCTTGGACTTTGCCTTTTATGCGTCGTAATGAGGTGATGATTCGATATGAGCAGAAATAA
- the tgt gene encoding tRNA guanosine(34) transglycosylase Tgt, with amino-acid sequence MQFILHKTASGETRARRGTVHLNHGDVQTPAFMPVGTYGTVKGMLPRDIEDIGADIILGNTFHLWLRPGSEIIDKFGGLHKFMHWDKPILTDSGGFQVFSLGAMRKITEEGVNFKSPIDGAKVFLSPEKSMQIQYSLNSDIVMQFDECTPYPATHDEAKKSLELSLRWGQRCLDEHQKLGSSNALFGIIQGSMYADLRQQSLEGLLEIGFDGYAIGGLSVGEPKDEMMDVLDYIPHAMPADKPRYLMGVGKPEDIIEAVRRGVDMFDCVMPTRNARNGHYFVTGDADNAGVVRIRNSQYREDEGPLDPECDCYTCQNFSRAYLYHLNKCKEMLGAQLATIHNLRYYQRLMQGIRDAIEQDRFDEFVSEFYSKRGQTVPELNLR; translated from the coding sequence ATGCAATTTATCCTCCATAAAACCGCAAGCGGTGAGACACGCGCACGACGCGGTACCGTCCACCTTAATCATGGCGATGTGCAAACCCCTGCTTTTATGCCAGTAGGGACTTACGGAACCGTTAAAGGTATGCTGCCACGTGATATTGAAGACATCGGTGCTGATATCATCTTGGGCAACACTTTCCATTTATGGCTACGTCCAGGCTCTGAAATTATTGATAAATTTGGCGGTCTGCACAAGTTTATGCATTGGGATAAACCAATCTTGACAGATTCAGGTGGCTTTCAGGTGTTTAGCTTGGGCGCAATGCGTAAAATCACTGAAGAAGGAGTGAATTTCAAATCTCCGATTGATGGTGCCAAAGTGTTTTTATCACCCGAAAAATCGATGCAAATTCAGTACAGCCTAAACTCAGATATCGTCATGCAGTTCGATGAGTGTACGCCCTATCCTGCGACACATGACGAGGCCAAAAAATCTTTAGAGCTATCACTACGCTGGGGACAGCGCTGTCTTGATGAGCATCAAAAGCTTGGCAGCAGCAATGCCTTATTTGGCATCATTCAAGGCAGTATGTATGCTGACTTGCGTCAACAGTCGCTTGAGGGTTTACTTGAGATTGGCTTTGATGGTTACGCGATTGGCGGCCTATCAGTCGGCGAACCTAAAGATGAGATGATGGATGTTTTGGATTATATTCCTCACGCCATGCCTGCGGACAAGCCACGCTATTTGATGGGTGTTGGTAAGCCTGAAGACATCATCGAAGCCGTGCGTCGCGGTGTCGATATGTTTGATTGTGTCATGCCAACTCGTAATGCGCGTAACGGCCATTACTTCGTTACTGGTGATGCCGATAATGCGGGTGTAGTACGCATACGCAACAGTCAATACCGAGAAGATGAAGGCCCACTAGATCCAGAGTGCGACTGCTACACTTGCCAAAATTTTAGCCGTGCTTATCTATATCATCTAAATAAGTGTAAAGAAATGCTTGGAGCACAGTTAGCAACCATTCATAACTTGCGCTATTATCAACGTTTGATGCAAGGTATTAGAGACGCTATTGAACAAGATAGGTTCGATGAGTTTGTCAGCGAGTTTTATAGCAAGCGTGGACAAACGGTTCCTGAGTTAAATTTACGTTAG
- the lpxA gene encoding acyl-ACP--UDP-N-acetylglucosamine O-acyltransferase — protein MSQIHPTALVSPSATIDETAVIGPYCIVGDEVTIGAHTVLHRHVVVTRLTRIGKHNQIYQFASIGEDPQDLKYAGERTWLEIGDHNTIREACSLHRGTAQDEGVTKIGSHNLLMVNTHVAHDCVIGDHNVVANNVGIAGHVIIGDHTIIGGNSGIHQFCRVDDYSLVGGGSLILKDVAAFTMVSGNPARAHGLNIEGMRRRKWSADTIEILRKGYLTVFRSGMTTAQALIILQEDLLFKEPKIQLLIDSLENSARGVVR, from the coding sequence ATGAGTCAGATCCATCCCACAGCGCTGGTTTCACCGTCTGCTACGATTGATGAAACCGCAGTTATCGGGCCGTACTGTATCGTCGGTGATGAGGTGACGATAGGGGCACACACTGTATTGCATCGGCATGTCGTTGTAACCAGGCTAACCCGTATCGGTAAGCACAATCAAATTTATCAATTTGCTAGCATTGGCGAAGATCCGCAAGACTTAAAGTACGCTGGTGAGCGCACTTGGCTTGAGATTGGTGATCACAATACCATTCGCGAAGCCTGCAGTTTGCATCGTGGCACCGCGCAAGATGAGGGCGTCACTAAGATAGGCAGTCATAATTTATTGATGGTCAATACCCATGTAGCCCATGATTGTGTGATTGGTGATCATAACGTTGTGGCAAATAATGTTGGTATTGCAGGTCATGTCATCATAGGCGATCATACCATTATCGGTGGCAACTCAGGTATTCATCAGTTTTGCCGTGTCGATGATTATAGCTTGGTCGGTGGTGGCAGTTTAATCTTGAAGGATGTGGCAGCGTTCACTATGGTATCGGGTAATCCTGCCCGTGCTCATGGTCTAAATATTGAGGGTATGCGCCGAAGAAAATGGTCTGCTGACACTATTGAGATTCTGCGTAAAGGGTACTTAACGGTATTTAGGTCTGGCATGACCACCGCACAAGCACTTATTATATTACAAGAAGATTTGCTGTTCAAAGAGCCCAAAATTCAACTATTGATTGATTCGTTGGAGAATAGCGCGAGGGGTGTAGTGCGCTAG
- a CDS encoding endonuclease/exonuclease/phosphatase family protein — MGISLLYYGVQLLAGLIAFVTVWGWLPLDHWWVRGVDFPRIQIMVLGIIAWIGMLAFWSEWQMGQWLLFAALNITLAFQLRMVLPYTKLWKKEVQNAKKMPEGEAYQLKIMVSNVLTPNDETHKLIKLVKNKQPDILITLESDEKWQDALNEIESDYPYTVKVPLDNLYGMHLYSKLELIDPTVKNLMIDDIPSIHTQLRLENGRVIWLYCLHPMPPSPTEADKSTTRDAELLMVGKHIKENEQTAILAGDLNDVAWSKTTRRFQRISGLLDPRVGRHFINTFHVKYPFLRWALDHLFHSACFTVVDIERLPSIGSDHFPVLTTLQYEPEEASKQEQNAPAVQSEDFKETENKIQEGKEEGRKVSKEHAEEQSVCE, encoded by the coding sequence ATGGGTATTTCCCTATTGTATTATGGTGTGCAGTTATTGGCAGGGTTAATAGCTTTTGTGACCGTCTGGGGTTGGTTGCCTCTTGATCACTGGTGGGTACGCGGTGTTGACTTTCCACGTATTCAGATAATGGTGCTTGGTATTATTGCTTGGATTGGTATGTTGGCTTTTTGGTCAGAATGGCAAATGGGGCAGTGGCTGCTGTTCGCAGCTCTAAATATCACTTTAGCGTTTCAGCTAAGAATGGTGCTGCCTTATACAAAGCTGTGGAAAAAAGAAGTTCAGAATGCTAAAAAAATGCCCGAGGGAGAAGCGTATCAGTTAAAAATAATGGTTTCAAATGTGTTAACTCCCAATGATGAGACTCATAAACTCATCAAGTTAGTAAAGAACAAGCAGCCTGATATTCTAATCACACTCGAATCAGATGAAAAATGGCAGGATGCGCTGAATGAAATTGAGTCAGATTATCCTTATACGGTTAAAGTGCCATTGGATAACCTCTACGGTATGCATTTATATTCAAAACTTGAGTTGATAGATCCTACTGTTAAAAATCTAATGATTGATGACATACCTTCGATTCATACTCAGCTACGCTTGGAAAATGGCCGTGTGATTTGGTTGTATTGTTTGCACCCAATGCCGCCAAGCCCGACCGAAGCGGATAAATCGACCACGCGTGATGCTGAGCTATTAATGGTGGGAAAGCATATCAAAGAAAATGAGCAAACGGCGATACTGGCAGGAGATCTGAATGATGTGGCTTGGTCGAAGACTACCCGCCGCTTTCAACGTATATCAGGACTGTTAGATCCACGTGTTGGCAGACACTTTATCAATACTTTTCATGTCAAATATCCGTTTTTACGCTGGGCATTGGATCACCTTTTTCACAGTGCTTGTTTTACCGTTGTTGATATCGAGCGTTTACCGTCCATTGGTTCCGATCACTTTCCTGTATTGACTACTTTGCAGTATGAGCCAGAAGAAGCAAGCAAACAGGAACAAAATGCGCCTGCAGTGCAATCCGAGGACTTTAAAGAAACAGAAAATAAAATCCAAGAAGGTAAAGAAGAAGGGCGTAAAGTCTCAAAAGAGCATGCAGAGGAACAGAGTGTTTGTGAATAA
- a CDS encoding acyltransferase family protein, with amino-acid sequence MKFRKDINGIRALAVIAVVLFHLNTAWMPGGFAGVDVFFVISGFLMTGIVFRGIEQENFSILKFYVARANRIIPALALLCLVLLAFGWFYLSPLEYKALGKHAASSVTFLSNIAYWREAGYFDAASHEKWLLHTWSLSVEWQFYILYPLILVAMRKFMSIKTMKMMLVIGTILGFIFCVIATYRWPNPSYYLLPTRAWEMMIGGVAYLYPFTLQENRKKLVEKIGLVLIITSYFLISAKNPWPGYLAIFPVVGSFLIIQAHRDDSFITGNIVFQKLGSWSYSIYLWHWPFVVAIYTFSLPKYYIYPGMALCILLGFLSYKYVEKIKFSNNFSSFFSYFKSKPTYIAGFVGLLGSMLFMKTDAITPLRLTAEQISIIEQQQLDPRTEVCGKVENGVSPSCIYGEGPVKAIVIGDSHSQVQNVAIGNRASLAGGSILSLGLSACPTIRGLYWVDENGQNPDYNCGQLVENAINLVAKDYPDIPVIIISRTSLYFHSYNEHKDFHLDPPTHFVDQIFPERNEEYHNNLSEHMISSVCEFKQTNPVYLVRPTPEMLQNVPLTMLKSFMFSDKIESIKIKLEDYDQRHQVAYKMQDKAAKQCGAEILNPIPHLCDSEYCYGDRNGIPLYNDDDHLSSYGAEVISPIYDVVFETT; translated from the coding sequence ATGAAGTTCAGAAAAGACATTAATGGCATAAGAGCCTTGGCGGTCATTGCTGTTGTATTATTCCATCTCAATACCGCTTGGATGCCAGGTGGTTTTGCTGGTGTTGATGTCTTTTTTGTTATTTCAGGCTTCTTAATGACTGGAATAGTATTTAGAGGAATAGAACAAGAAAATTTCTCTATTTTAAAATTCTATGTCGCTCGTGCTAATAGAATTATTCCTGCCTTAGCACTACTGTGCTTAGTATTATTAGCTTTTGGTTGGTTCTATCTATCACCTTTAGAATATAAGGCCTTAGGAAAACATGCTGCTAGTAGTGTTACTTTTTTATCCAATATTGCATATTGGAGAGAGGCTGGCTACTTTGACGCTGCTTCTCATGAAAAATGGCTTTTACATACTTGGTCACTCTCAGTTGAGTGGCAATTTTACATCCTCTATCCTTTAATTCTTGTCGCTATGCGCAAGTTTATGTCTATCAAGACGATGAAGATGATGCTAGTAATAGGAACAATACTAGGCTTTATTTTCTGTGTTATTGCAACTTATAGATGGCCTAATCCCTCTTACTATCTATTGCCTACTAGAGCTTGGGAGATGATGATTGGCGGTGTCGCTTATCTTTATCCTTTTACATTACAGGAAAACAGAAAAAAGTTGGTAGAAAAGATAGGCTTAGTCTTAATTATTACCTCCTATTTTTTAATATCAGCAAAGAATCCATGGCCAGGTTATTTAGCCATATTTCCTGTCGTGGGTTCGTTCCTGATCATTCAAGCCCATCGTGACGATAGCTTCATTACAGGCAATATCGTTTTTCAAAAGTTAGGGTCTTGGTCTTATTCTATATATCTTTGGCACTGGCCTTTTGTGGTAGCTATCTACACATTCTCACTACCCAAATATTATATTTATCCAGGCATGGCGCTGTGCATATTACTGGGCTTCTTAAGCTATAAATATGTTGAAAAAATAAAATTTAGCAATAATTTTTCTAGTTTCTTTAGCTACTTCAAAAGCAAACCGACTTATATTGCAGGATTTGTAGGATTACTAGGCAGCATGTTATTTATGAAAACTGATGCCATTACCCCTTTGCGTCTAACGGCAGAGCAAATATCAATCATAGAGCAACAACAGCTAGACCCCAGAACTGAAGTATGTGGAAAAGTTGAAAACGGCGTTTCTCCCAGCTGTATCTATGGCGAAGGGCCAGTAAAAGCAATCGTCATTGGGGATAGTCATTCACAAGTTCAGAACGTTGCTATTGGCAATAGAGCTTCTCTTGCGGGTGGAAGCATTTTGAGCCTAGGGCTTTCGGCATGTCCTACAATAAGAGGGCTTTACTGGGTAGATGAAAACGGACAAAACCCAGATTATAATTGTGGACAATTAGTAGAGAACGCTATTAATCTTGTAGCGAAAGACTATCCAGACATTCCTGTCATCATCATTAGCAGAACATCCCTTTATTTTCATAGTTACAATGAGCATAAAGATTTTCATTTAGATCCACCAACCCATTTTGTCGATCAAATATTTCCTGAGCGAAATGAAGAGTACCATAACAATTTAAGTGAACATATGATTAGTAGTGTTTGTGAATTTAAGCAGACTAATCCTGTTTACCTTGTAAGACCTACTCCTGAAATGCTACAAAATGTCCCACTAACGATGCTTAAGTCTTTTATGTTCAGTGATAAAATTGAATCCATAAAAATAAAGCTTGAAGATTATGATCAGCGCCATCAAGTCGCTTATAAAATGCAAGATAAAGCAGCCAAGCAATGTGGTGCTGAAATACTAAATCCCATTCCACACCTCTGTGATAGTGAGTATTGTTATGGTGATAGAAATGGGATCCCACTTTATAATGACGACGATCATCTTAGTAGCTATGGCGCAGAGGTCATCTCTCCTATATATGACGTGGTTTTCGAAACAACATAA
- a CDS encoding sodium-dependent transporter, producing the protein MATNKKEHAQWGSSFGFVLAAVGSAVGLGNIWKFPYMVGESGGSAFVIAYLFCIALVGFPILVAEWLIGRRGQKNPVNSYADVAASEGKSRSWGIVGASGILGGFLILSFYSVIGGWALNYITKVGTGSFSGQGSDSVAATFDAMLASAGTLTIWHTVFMVITAIIVGIGVTSGIEKTAKILMPLLGIILFVIVGYNVMNGGFGEAVAYLFAPDLSKLTADVMLAALGHAFFTLSIGMGIMVAYGSYLGREVNLLKTARTVVILDTVIALAAGLAIFPIIFSNGLDPASGPGLIFVSLPIAFGSMGAGSIIGTLFFLLITFAAITSSISLLEPTVEFLEERTPMSRTVSTIAASTVIWLLGIAALLSFNLWSDFTIMGNGIFDALDKITSKFILPLTGLAAIIFLAWRMDQRSIQEELGLSDGAWQVWQIIAKFVAPIAVIVVFITTLMS; encoded by the coding sequence ATGGCTACCAATAAAAAAGAACATGCGCAGTGGGGCTCAAGCTTTGGCTTTGTGCTGGCAGCAGTAGGATCGGCAGTAGGCTTAGGAAATATTTGGAAGTTCCCATATATGGTCGGTGAAAGTGGGGGTTCCGCTTTTGTTATTGCTTATTTATTTTGTATCGCGCTGGTTGGTTTCCCAATCTTGGTCGCTGAATGGTTAATCGGTCGCCGTGGACAAAAAAACCCTGTAAACAGTTATGCTGATGTTGCAGCCAGTGAAGGTAAATCACGTAGTTGGGGTATTGTTGGTGCTTCAGGTATATTGGGCGGCTTTTTAATTCTCTCTTTTTATAGTGTGATTGGCGGTTGGGCTCTTAACTATATTACAAAAGTCGGTACAGGTAGTTTTTCAGGTCAAGGTAGCGACTCTGTTGCCGCAACTTTTGATGCAATGCTAGCATCAGCAGGCACATTAACCATCTGGCATACTGTCTTTATGGTCATCACGGCTATCATCGTTGGTATTGGTGTGACTAGTGGTATTGAAAAAACAGCCAAAATTTTGATGCCACTATTAGGTATTATTCTATTTGTGATTGTTGGTTACAACGTTATGAATGGCGGCTTTGGTGAAGCCGTTGCTTATCTATTCGCTCCAGACCTTAGCAAGCTCACGGCTGATGTGATGCTTGCTGCACTGGGTCATGCGTTCTTTACGCTGTCTATTGGTATGGGTATCATGGTTGCTTATGGCTCGTATTTGGGCCGTGAAGTAAACCTGCTTAAGACAGCGCGAACAGTCGTTATCTTAGATACAGTCATTGCATTGGCTGCTGGTCTGGCCATCTTCCCAATTATCTTTAGTAATGGTCTTGATCCTGCTTCAGGTCCAGGTCTCATTTTTGTAAGCTTACCGATTGCCTTTGGTAGTATGGGAGCGGGTAGTATTATAGGTACGTTATTCTTCTTACTCATTACCTTTGCTGCGATAACGTCATCGATCTCTCTACTGGAGCCAACCGTTGAGTTTTTGGAAGAGCGTACCCCGATGAGTCGTACGGTTTCAACTATCGCTGCTAGTACTGTGATTTGGCTATTGGGTATTGCAGCTCTATTATCGTTCAACTTATGGAGCGATTTTACCATCATGGGTAATGGTATCTTTGATGCATTAGATAAGATTACCAGTAAGTTCATCTTACCATTGACGGGTCTTGCAGCGATTATTTTCCTTGCTTGGAGAATGGATCAGCGTAGCATCCAAGAAGAGCTTGGATTGTCTGACGGCGCTTGGCAGGTTTGGCAGATTATCGCTAAGTTTGTTGCTCCAATCGCAGTAATTGTCGTCTTTATTACCACATTGATGAGCTAA
- the fabZ gene encoding 3-hydroxyacyl-ACP dehydratase FabZ, which translates to MSAIDIDTLTDADIQSLSEQGLTLPLTYHTLKHYLPHRYPFMLVDRITACKPGECITGIKNVTINEEFFNGHFPDEPIMPGVLMVESMAQVSGVLGFISAGLTAEDGYLYLFAGVDKVRFKRRVIPGDQLIIRAKTVMQRHGIYKFDCTVHVGDELAASAQVMIARQEQ; encoded by the coding sequence ATGAGCGCTATCGATATCGACACTCTCACTGATGCAGACATTCAATCATTATCTGAACAAGGTCTGACACTACCACTAACTTACCATACGCTTAAGCACTATCTGCCGCATCGCTATCCTTTTATGTTAGTGGATAGAATTACAGCATGTAAGCCAGGTGAGTGTATTACCGGTATCAAAAATGTGACTATCAATGAAGAGTTCTTTAATGGTCACTTTCCTGATGAACCTATTATGCCAGGAGTCTTGATGGTTGAATCGATGGCTCAGGTCTCTGGGGTGTTAGGCTTTATTAGTGCAGGATTGACTGCAGAAGATGGTTACTTATATCTATTTGCTGGCGTTGATAAGGTGCGTTTCAAGCGCCGTGTCATACCTGGTGATCAGCTGATCATTCGAGCCAAAACAGTGATGCAGCGTCATGGTATCTATAAGTTTGATTGTACTGTACATGTTGGCGATGAATTGGCGGCCAGTGCGCAAGTGATGATTGCTCGGCAAGAGCAATAA
- the asd gene encoding aspartate-semialdehyde dehydrogenase: MSNLTVGLVGWRGMVGSVLTQRMREEKDFDGITPVFFSTSNAGGDAPNFDGIKPSQLKDAHDIEALAACDVIITCQGGDYTSKVHQPLRDGGWDGYWIDAASTLRMEDDSIIILDPVNRNVIDSALANGKKDFIGGNCTVSLMMMAIGELFNRGWVEWVSAMTYQAASGSGANNMRELINGMGVLRDAVADELANPASAILDIDKKIAQTQRSDDFPKQYFGVPLAGSLIPYIDSQLGNKQSREEWKGGVETNKILGNSADNTIPIDGMCVRIGAMRCHAQGLTIKLKKDIPLEEIEAALKNSGNEWLDLVEDDKEATMNRLTPVAVTGTLTIALGRLRKLNMGGEYLGAFTVGDQLLWGAAEPLRRMLNIIRAQNS; the protein is encoded by the coding sequence ATGAGTAATTTAACGGTAGGCTTGGTAGGTTGGCGCGGAATGGTAGGATCAGTACTAACACAGCGTATGCGCGAAGAAAAAGACTTCGACGGCATCACACCTGTATTTTTTTCAACCAGTAATGCAGGCGGCGATGCACCAAACTTTGATGGTATTAAGCCCAGCCAACTTAAAGACGCTCATGATATAGAAGCGCTCGCTGCTTGTGATGTGATTATTACCTGTCAAGGTGGCGACTATACGTCGAAAGTACACCAACCATTACGTGATGGTGGCTGGGACGGCTACTGGATTGATGCGGCAAGCACCCTACGCATGGAAGATGACAGTATCATCATTCTTGATCCAGTTAATCGTAATGTTATTGATAGCGCCCTTGCCAACGGTAAAAAAGACTTTATCGGCGGTAACTGTACCGTGTCGCTCATGATGATGGCGATTGGTGAGCTGTTTAATAGAGGCTGGGTTGAGTGGGTTAGCGCCATGACTTACCAAGCAGCTAGTGGCTCTGGTGCAAACAATATGCGCGAGCTTATCAATGGCATGGGCGTACTACGTGACGCAGTAGCAGACGAGCTCGCCAATCCAGCCAGTGCGATATTAGATATTGATAAAAAAATCGCCCAGACTCAGCGTTCAGATGACTTTCCTAAGCAGTACTTTGGTGTGCCACTAGCAGGTAGTTTGATCCCTTATATCGACTCACAGCTAGGGAACAAACAGTCGCGTGAAGAGTGGAAAGGTGGCGTTGAAACCAATAAGATTCTTGGTAACTCTGCAGACAATACCATTCCTATCGACGGCATGTGTGTCCGTATCGGTGCGATGCGTTGTCACGCACAAGGCTTAACCATCAAGCTAAAAAAAGATATTCCGCTAGAAGAAATCGAAGCAGCACTAAAAAATAGCGGTAATGAGTGGTTAGACTTGGTCGAAGACGATAAAGAAGCCACTATGAATCGCCTAACGCCAGTGGCCGTGACAGGGACATTAACAATTGCTCTTGGTCGTCTACGTAAGCTTAATATGGGTGGTGAGTACTTAGGTGCGTTTACGGTTGGTGATCAGCTATTGTGGGGCGCTGCTGAGCCGTTACGCCGCATGCTAAACATTATCCGCGCGCAAAACAGCTAA
- a CDS encoding IS630 family transposase, translating to MLVVSIQKPTHKLKTLLKNFIAQVKASLPTDVSLDQVDIWFQDETRIGQQGSLTRVWHYRGGRPRLIKQQQFHSAYLFGAFCPATKKAVGLVLPFVNKHTMLLHMQEISKAVPKGRHAVVVMDGALWHQPSLNQANVTMLKLPPYSPEPNPSERVWQTLSKMSYLIVVMTVMRLLSMPLAWLGIICLNSHKEFGR from the coding sequence GTGCTCGTAGTCAGCATCCAAAAGCCGACCCACAAGCTCAAGACGCTTTTAAAAAACTTTATAGCACAGGTTAAGGCGTCACTGCCTACTGATGTGAGCCTAGATCAAGTGGATATCTGGTTTCAAGATGAAACTCGAATAGGACAACAAGGCTCATTGACCAGAGTTTGGCATTACCGCGGTGGGCGACCTCGACTGATCAAGCAGCAACAGTTTCATTCCGCTTATCTGTTTGGTGCCTTTTGTCCAGCGACAAAGAAGGCTGTCGGCTTAGTACTGCCTTTCGTTAATAAACACACCATGTTATTGCATATGCAAGAGATTAGTAAAGCCGTTCCAAAAGGACGTCATGCGGTGGTGGTGATGGACGGCGCATTATGGCATCAACCAAGCTTGAATCAGGCTAATGTCACTATGCTTAAACTACCGCCTTATTCACCTGAGCCCAATCCCTCTGAGAGAGTATGGCAGACCTTAAGCAAAATGAGCTATCTAATCGTTGTTATGACAGTTATGAGGCTATTGTCGATGCCACTTGCTTGGCTTGGAATAATTTGCTTAAACAGCCACAAAGAATTCGGTCGTTAA
- a CDS encoding helix-turn-helix domain-containing protein: MTIPIHNLEDHDFGKHSKTERNPRARLRLLILYQYSIGKATNDIAKDLCIHPETARRTLKRYYERGLESLYDRHRRGRRSKSPEADTAAFKAMIVSEQEKRAGGRLTAKTFSNWLKNTTTLTTPLTVSTSYSSVLI, encoded by the coding sequence ATGACTATACCAATACATAACCTAGAAGACCATGACTTTGGCAAACACTCAAAGACTGAGCGCAATCCCAGAGCCCGACTACGCCTGCTCATCTTATACCAATATAGTATAGGCAAAGCCACCAACGATATTGCCAAAGACCTCTGCATACATCCTGAAACTGCCAGACGGACATTGAAGCGATATTATGAACGAGGACTTGAGAGTCTCTACGATCGTCATCGTCGAGGTCGTCGCAGCAAATCGCCAGAAGCAGACACAGCCGCTTTTAAAGCCATGATAGTCTCTGAACAAGAAAAGCGCGCTGGCGGTCGTCTAACCGCAAAGACATTCAGCAATTGGCTAAAGAACACTACAACGCTCACTACACCGTTAACGGTATCTACGAGCTACTCAAGCGTATTGATATGA
- a CDS encoding helix-turn-helix domain-containing protein, with product MAKEHYNAHYTVNGIYELLKRIDMSWISARSQHPKADPQAQDAFKKLYSTG from the coding sequence TTGGCTAAAGAACACTACAACGCTCACTACACCGTTAACGGTATCTACGAGCTACTCAAGCGTATTGATATGAGTTGGATAAGTGCTCGTAGTCAGCATCCAAAAGCCGACCCACAAGCTCAAGACGCTTTTAAAAAACTTTATAGCACAGGTTAA